The genomic stretch AATTCTGGGAGACAATGTTCGGatgctcttttaaaaatgacccCACCCTTTCTCTGTCAGCAAGGCCCCAATGCACAGGGTCTGAGAACTTGGACAATGTTGAGAACATTTATACTGACGTCTCTCAGTTGAGGATCACTTACAATCTGTACAAGGTTGTCTATGCCATCGCACATGCCATTCAGAACATGTTGTCCTGCCAACCAGGAGATGGCCCCTTTGAAAATGGGGGGTGTCCAGATGTCACCAACCTCCAGCCCTGGCAGGTAAGAGTAAGCTCCAAAACATACAATGTATCAGGATTCGATAACACATTGGCCAAAACGATATAATAATGTCTATTTATGGCTTGTGAATAAGGAATGTGTTAAAAGTATACTCACTGTTTGTTAATCATTACTTTCCCAAAAACTTACAATTACgaataaatgttacatttattagTGTATCTATAAGCAGTTGAAAATAATTCATAGATACTTCATGCATTTAACAGTCCATATTAATATTATCTGTggataaaaaatacaatacatgttTTTTCCCAACATGAGTTTATACATTTATGAACACTCTACATGGTGTATAAAGGCTTTTTAGTAGTTTTTGAATAACATGCATGCCATAATTTATTGACATTTCTTTCCAGTTTGACATAGGTTTTGCTGCCAGTTCATGAAGGAAAATTACTTAGAGGGTTACTATTCTTGGTTTAAAACAATACAACTGTCTATTTTACTGTCCTAATAAATTGGTGTATTACTCAGTTTCTATGTtcataaaatgtgcaaataatttctgattcacttgtgtttgtttgtgtgtgtgcttgtgttcatctctgtgtgtacgtgtgacatgcatattaatatgcCTTATAGTATATGCTCTTCCTGAACTGATGCTTAATTTTCACAGTGTCTCATCAATCTATCTACAAAATAATTCCAGCTGTTCAAAGATATCTTAAATTATGCTGCTTTCTATATATATTCAACACTATTGACTAATAATTACAAATACTACTTATGCTATTAACATTATTGATTTTCTGTTAATATacagtattgcattttttaaagtatttttcatcacatttattctttgcttttatttctaAGGCTGtaaacatttgtgtttataGTTTTTAGTATCCTCTTCACAGACTTCAATGTTCAGTATTACAAAGTGTTCAGTATTTAGTGTTAGCTTTTTATGTAGTTTAAATTTCATTGTACAGTCTACAGCTTTAAGTTTTCAATTTAAAGTGtcaagcatttattttaaatttaagttttaatttttcatcaCCCCATGTtcagttttgtaaaataattattgaaacCTGTTGTTCTCTATCCTTGAAGATTCTCCACTACCTCCGCACTGTCAACTTCACCACACCTGCGGGTGAGGCTACacattttgatgaaaatggTGAACCACCGGCTGCTTATGACATCATTAACTGGCAAGTGGGGGCACAGGGGACAGTGGAGTTTGTCACGGTGGGACAGTTTGACTCTGTGGACAGATTTAACAGCAAGTTTGACATCGATGAGAAAAGTGTCATTTGGGGCAGTGGCCAGAATGAGGTAAATGCAAACCGTGAATTTAGCATGCCATAAATTTAGACTGGGAGCCTTCTGCATAAGTTTTGGACTGGCTTACTCATAATTCACTTTCTAAATCTGGACTAGATTCTTAGCATTTTCCCACTCGTTCCCAGATGCGTTTGAACCAATTTTGTGGATTTTCACTGCATTGGTGCAATGTTACTAAGAAATGGTGGGGCAGGCAACTTTTAAATACATggtacactgaaataaaataccgAGTATGTGAAGCATCAAGAGGTCATTTTGTGCACGCAAGAATACAGTATGTTAGAATGTCCTGTGATGGTATAAGATGCCTTTGAGTGATGCATGGAGTTAGAGTGATGCTCTGTATGTTGTCTTGGATGCATACAGGTGCCTGTGTCCGTCTGCAGCATGTCCTGTCCCCCAGGCACTCGGAAGGCTGTGCAGAAAGGAAAGCCCATCTGCTGCTTTGACTGCTTACCATGTGTAGAAGGGGAGATCAGCAACACCACTGGTACTATTAACCATTCCCTATTTTTACCATGATGATGAGCAAGCACCCTAATTTTCAACACCTGCACAAACCAAAGATGATATGATACTGAGAAGCTTTAAGGTCTCAACAAAGGTTTATGGTTGCAATTTCTATTTAACAAGGGCGGTGTCACACGTCAGCATGACActcctgggagggagatgcgggaGTTCCGGGAAACACTGTTggttgccacatggagagagagagagcacaccaacacaaaataaaataaacaaacattgtcACCCTTCCCCTTCACAGGTttgaggcaaaaacaaaaaactaagacaacaagctgaaataataatgacaaaacaaaGTACAACGGCACATCCACTTTCCAGTGGCGGTTTACATAGATTTTGTGCTCTgttaaatatgtaaacaaaaaccaaacaaagaaattaaataaagaactgcactctcagtgtgagctcccggtctcacTGTGCAGAGCAACagacctttaagcacctgggctgattagttaacgcaaccgaggtgcgtgtgctctctccaccagctggcaTGActgagaccaatccgcttcttcGGTGGACCGAATGCCGGCTTTCAGACTGACCAGATTacagtctgtttttttcataCTGGGTGAACTGGCTGTCCCATGCCTGTTCATACAGGTGCTTGTGACAAGTAGCCAGGCAGGAGTGTGCAGGGAAAATATCTGTGCTGATGACCTGTCAGCCTGGAGTGGGTTATCTGTGTGTCTTGCTGTTATGTAGTACACCTCAATAAATTTATGAAAAGCATGTTTCATTGTGCTCAAATTAccatggttttctttttctgtttattgctCTCTATTTCAGTTAATGGCTGGAATAAATCCAAATTTAATTCCACTGTGCAGACATTTCCACTGTAtcagtttttgtttaattctcACTGTTTTGGTGAATACCTGAAGCCAAAATTttattgacctttttttttctgatgtctCCTAATATATGTGATTACAAACTTCCTTGTGCATTTTGTTGGTCTTACCTTAGATGTTTGTTTGCATAATTTTAAAGGTTCAACAGAGTGCCTGAAGTGCCCAGATCGATTCTGGTCGAATGCTGCTCGAACAACCTGCATTCCAAAAGAGGTGGAGTTCCTGTCCTTCCAGGAGACCATGGGGATCATTCTTGCTGCTCTTTCAGTCTCTGGGGTGGTCCTCACAGGCTGCGTCATTACCACATTCTTTTTCCACCAGGACACACCCCTCGTTAGGGCAAACAATGCAGAGTTgagcttcctgctgctgctgtcactctttctctgcttcctgtgtgcaCTGGCCTTTATTGGTCGCCCCTCTCTCTGGTCCTGTATGTTGCGCCACACACTGTTTGGGATCAGTTTTGTGCTCTGCATTTCCTGTGTCCTCAGCAGGacggtggtggtgctggtggccTTCCGTGCCTCAGTCCCTGGCAGCAACATCATGCGGTACTTTGGCCCGGTGCAGCAGAGACTGGCCATCTCCCTCTGCACCTCTGTCCAGGTGCTCATCTGTGTGCTGTGGCTGGTTTTCTCACCGCCCATCCCAGCCGAGATACAGGGGCAGAGTGCCAAGATCATCCTTGAGTGTGATGTGGGCTCAGTGGCTGGATTTGCCTGTGTCCTGGGCTACATCGGCCTGCTGGCGGCCATCTGCTTCCTGCTGGCCTTTTTAGCCAGGAAGCTCCCTGACAACTTCAATGAAGCTAAGTTCATCACCTTCAGCATGCTCATCTTCTGTGCTGTCTGGATCACCTTTGTCCCAGCCTATGTCAGCTCCCCGGGGAAATACACAGTCGCTGTGGAGATATTCGCCATCCTGGCCTCCAGCTATGGACTTCTCCTCTGCATCTTTGCTCCCAAGTGTTATATAATCCTACTGAGACCTGAAAAAAATACCAAGAAGATGATGATGGCCAAATAAAAGTCATAACATGTAATTACATTAATGTGTCTGAGAAACCATCAAGAGATGGCTAGAATATTTATCTGGCTTTGTTTAGATGTTGGATCACTTGACCAGTCAACTTCCAGAGCTGAAGCTGCAAGACATTTTACATCATCATATTAactaaattcagaaaatgaatgtgtCACCACTTTGTAATACATTTGAATCTGTTCTCTATCTTCTTTGTTCTAGTTTTTCTTTACACACATAGTTGTCTTATAAACAAAAGATGTGAATTCATTAAACTATATaacattcaaatattaaaataagaaatgtaaaatattcaataatatatcatccaataaattaaaatgattccaGGAactaaaattatataaataaaacatctttctaaagcaaaacaacaattcatttttgtcacatttcttCTCCTTGTCATTCTACCATCACAGAACAGAAAGAGCAGAGGGCAAACTTTGCTTTGTGTGGGAACCCCTCTCATCTGAGCAGCATTGTGATTCCACCCcaacatttaaattcagtcacCATCAcatctctcagtccctctctgaGATTCACATTTGCATTGCTTAATAGACTTTTCTTAATAGAATTTCCACGCTGCAGGCTCCAGACAGAAGTGTGAGTTTGTCCAGTGGCCTTGTGGGTCTTCATCATAGTATCAGCCCTAGAAGGGAAACAGTCACCACTGAGGGAGACATCCAGTACAGCGCTGCTACTTCAGGCTGCTGAGTGACTCTCCCCTAATGCTACCCTGAAACTGTACCTGCACCACCCTTGGACCCCACAGAGCTCTGAGGAGAGTTGTAATAGACAGTGCACATGTACCTATAGCttctttaattcatttttgaactGAGTAACAATTGAGGGCTAAATATAGCAAATATTCAGTATAATTAAGattgtaaatgcaaatgccacacgtGAAATCAATTCTACACCTTTTATCTGCgtacttgtaaatgaaataatgagggaataacacacacctggccatggaacagctgagcagccaattgtccaattacatttggtcCATTGAAAAGGGGGGGCCACATATAAAAattgctgtaattcctacaccgttcacccgatttggatg from Anguilla anguilla isolate fAngAng1 chromosome 12, fAngAng1.pri, whole genome shotgun sequence encodes the following:
- the LOC118208950 gene encoding extracellular calcium-sensing receptor-like, with protein sequence MIFTVEEINRNPQLLPNLTLGYALADTCLTERTTLGTALGLVTGKDPVVTSSRCGRTPKVPVILGDARSSGSAVIASSLGVFGIPLVSYAATCACLGDRQKYPTFLRIVPSDAFKARAIARMLRLFGWTWVGVLMGDDDYGRSGIQHLMDELKNSEVCVAFSEVIPKVNLEKSIPRIVETLRHSTAKIIITFAISTDMNALLMEVVRQNISDKQWIASELWSTSNINSSPEILSILHGTIAFVLHKGNIRGLRSFLTGVRPKYLPSDPFVQEFWETMFGCSFKNDPTLSLSARPQCTGSENLDNVENIYTDVSQLRITYNLYKVVYAIAHAIQNMLSCQPGDGPFENGGCPDVTNLQPWQILHYLRTVNFTTPAGEATHFDENGEPPAAYDIINWQVGAQGTVEFVTVGQFDSVDRFNSKFDIDEKSVIWGSGQNEVPVSVCSMSCPPGTRKAVQKGKPICCFDCLPCVEGEISNTTGSTECLKCPDRFWSNAARTTCIPKEVEFLSFQETMGIILAALSVSGVVLTGCVITTFFFHQDTPLVRANNAELSFLLLLSLFLCFLCALAFIGRPSLWSCMLRHTLFGISFVLCISCVLSRTVVVLVAFRASVPGSNIMRYFGPVQQRLAISLCTSVQVLICVLWLVFSPPIPAEIQGQSAKIILECDVGSVAGFACVLGYIGLLAAICFLLAFLARKLPDNFNEAKFITFSMLIFCAVWITFVPAYVSSPGKYTVAVEIFAILASSYGLLLCIFAPKCYIILLRPEKNTKKMMMAK